A genomic region of Arachis hypogaea cultivar Tifrunner chromosome 5, arahy.Tifrunner.gnm2.J5K5, whole genome shotgun sequence contains the following coding sequences:
- the LOC112801298 gene encoding uncharacterized protein, with protein sequence MFSSSNPSSSSSSYPPLLHPFYVDDSHNDSNAFVVANSDGSMFDPSSSLGTTTHQAPLLFPAATNLNVADYAAMLQRDCSYYDYGGGASAGGVVGGHNGLNLLTKKGKKDRHSKIFTSQGLRDRRVRLSSEIARKFFDLQDMLEYDKPSNTLQWLFTKSENAIRELQRTKQANPTTCSHHDHHTFCFTCFSSSKDKRFPPPDSSDPHHHHHQLMDVELQDPNLLRTNFMSLEIPQHQEASFNNINNNNNHSPPNWNLYQ encoded by the coding sequence ATGTTCTCTTCCTCCaacccttcttcttcctcttcttcttaccCTCCTCTTCTTCATCCCTTCTATGTTGATGATTCTCACAATGATAGCAATGCTTTTGTTGTTGCTAATAGTGATGGAAGTATGTTTGACCCATCTTCATCTCTTGGTACTACTACTCATCAAGCTCCATTACTGTTCCCAGCAGCAACAAATCTGAATGTTGCTGACTATGCTGCCATGCTCCAAAGGGACTGTTCTTATTATGATTATGGTGGTGGTGCTAGTGCTGGTGGTGTTGTGGGTGGTCATAATGGTCTGAACTTGTTGACAAAGAAAGGGAAGAAAGACAGGCACAGCAAGATTTTTACATCTCAGGGTTTGAGAGACAGAAGGGTGAGGCTTTCAAGCGAGATTGCTAGAAAGTTCTTTGATCTTCAGGACATGCTTGAGTATGACAAACCCAGCAACACCCTCCAATGGCTCTTCACTAAATCTGAGAATGCTATCAGAGAGCTTCAAAGAACCAAGCAAGCTAATCCCACCACCTGTTCTCATCATGATCATCACACCTTCTGCTTCACCTGCTTCTCATCATCAAAGGACAAGAGATTCCCTCCTCCAGATTCATCagatcctcatcatcatcatcatcaacttaTGGATGTTGAGCTTCAAGACCCTAATCTACTAAGAACCAATTTCATGAGCCTTGAGATCCCTCAACATCAGGAAGCTAGTTTCAACAAcattaataacaataacaaccacTCCCCTCCCAATTGGAATTTATACCAATGA